A window of Candidatus Gastranaerophilales bacterium contains these coding sequences:
- a CDS encoding ATP-dependent endonuclease, whose protein sequence is MQNTQITIDIKETIKYKPMTIEDFVISIDRLTRFKRPSIKYPRVYKDILYRHLISPQLSKSQIEALAPEKLVKLVETIWNESIKEIEHVKAFHNTSNLLQILDSRYFTSEDDYTNILMSAKLEILNIVDRFADKNGMVDNIRLLKELSNVYKSGIRTNIDVFSAAKSLREKEFLHYPIEKLVLVEGITEEILLPCFAKILGYDFDKNGIHIIGAGGKSKLPPLYVKLRNIVKLPIFILLDSDASNIHSEITKVLKPKDLSTVIKNGEFEDIVSKNLIKRAFNTHFYDIEEVSMSDIKNQNKMCENISMIYRTRGLGEFQKAHFAKILADNAKYKTDVSDEISTIIEQIKSI, encoded by the coding sequence TTGCAAAATACACAAATAACTATAGATATAAAAGAAACAATCAAATATAAGCCAATGACAATCGAGGATTTTGTTATTAGTATAGATAGGCTGACACGTTTCAAACGCCCATCGATAAAGTATCCTCGTGTATATAAAGATATTTTGTATAGACATTTAATATCTCCTCAATTATCTAAGTCACAAATTGAGGCTTTGGCTCCTGAAAAACTTGTAAAATTAGTTGAAACTATATGGAACGAGTCAATAAAAGAGATTGAACACGTAAAAGCATTTCACAATACATCTAATTTGCTGCAAATACTCGATTCTCGTTATTTTACCAGCGAAGATGATTATACAAATATTTTAATGTCAGCTAAATTAGAAATTTTAAATATTGTTGATAGATTTGCTGACAAAAATGGAATGGTTGATAATATCAGATTGTTAAAAGAGCTGTCAAATGTCTACAAGAGCGGTATAAGAACAAATATTGATGTTTTTTCAGCTGCCAAGTCTTTAAGAGAAAAAGAATTTTTGCACTACCCTATCGAGAAGCTTGTTCTTGTAGAGGGCATTACAGAGGAAATATTGCTCCCATGTTTTGCTAAAATATTGGGCTATGATTTTGATAAAAATGGTATTCACATTATTGGAGCCGGTGGAAAAAGTAAGCTTCCACCGTTGTACGTTAAATTACGAAATATAGTTAAACTTCCAATATTTATTTTGCTTGATTCTGATGCAAGTAATATTCATTCCGAAATAACAAAAGTATTAAAGCCAAAGGATTTGAGCACAGTTATTAAAAACGGGGAGTTTGAAGACATTGTCTCAAAAAACCTTATAAAAAGGGCGTTCAATACGCATTTTTATGATATTGAAGAAGTTAGTATGTCTGATATAAAAAATCAGAATAAGATGTGTGAAAATATTTCAATGATATATAGGACACGAGGATTGGGCGAATTTCAAAAGGCACATTTTGCGAAAATTCTTGCCGACAACGCAAAATATAAAACCGATGTTTCAGACGAAATTTCAACAATAATAGAACAAATTAAATCTATTTAG